The following proteins are encoded in a genomic region of Nitrospirota bacterium:
- the rmuC gene encoding DNA recombination protein RmuC, with amino-acid sequence MIYALCVLGGLLIGGLVAWLLASARVAKSLTAKIEELARQANTAEGRASGLEGTIAELRAQNQKASDDFTKLREQLAGENSARVKAETQLAETVQRLEEEKKLLEDAKVKLTDTFKVLAGDTLNNNTTAFLKLAKETLDKVLTDAKGDLGKRQEAIQGMVKPLSESITKFEEHVRTIEKNRQEAYSGLTEHLKGLSASQQQLQKETANLVTALRKPQVRGRWGEMTLRRVVELAGMSEHCDFAEQVTANTDLPAAARTSAAQAGEGRQRPDLIVRLPAQREIVVDAKVSLEAYLDAVAADSEETRKVAMARHAAQVRSHMNALANKQYWAQFTQAPEFVVMFIPGESFFGAAVDADHSLIEDGLEQRVVLATPTTLIALLRAVAYGWRQEQVAKNAQEISELGKQLYERMRIFAEHIGEVGKGLEKANASYNSAVGSMEARVLPAARRFKDLGAAPGAEVPLVQPIETTPRVLTAPELSEDQSEQQDIAGEDGK; translated from the coding sequence ATGATCTACGCCCTCTGCGTATTGGGTGGTTTGCTAATCGGCGGCCTTGTGGCTTGGCTGCTCGCGTCCGCACGCGTTGCAAAATCCCTGACCGCCAAAATTGAGGAGCTTGCGAGGCAGGCGAACACGGCCGAGGGTCGGGCCTCTGGACTGGAAGGGACCATCGCAGAACTGCGTGCGCAGAATCAGAAGGCTTCCGACGACTTCACGAAGCTCCGAGAGCAGTTGGCCGGCGAGAACAGCGCAAGGGTGAAGGCGGAAACCCAACTGGCGGAAACCGTCCAACGGCTTGAAGAAGAGAAGAAACTTCTTGAGGATGCGAAGGTCAAGCTCACGGACACCTTCAAGGTGCTCGCCGGGGACACGCTCAACAACAACACGACGGCGTTCCTGAAACTGGCGAAGGAGACACTCGATAAGGTTCTCACGGACGCAAAGGGAGACCTCGGCAAGCGCCAGGAGGCCATTCAAGGAATGGTCAAGCCCTTGTCGGAATCCATCACGAAATTCGAGGAGCATGTCCGCACGATTGAGAAGAACAGGCAGGAGGCGTATTCGGGGCTGACTGAGCACCTGAAGGGCCTCTCTGCAAGCCAGCAGCAACTTCAGAAGGAAACCGCGAACTTGGTCACGGCCCTGCGAAAGCCGCAGGTGCGAGGCCGTTGGGGAGAGATGACGCTGCGCCGGGTGGTGGAATTGGCGGGAATGTCCGAGCACTGCGACTTCGCCGAACAGGTCACCGCCAATACCGACCTGCCTGCCGCGGCGCGGACCTCCGCGGCGCAGGCAGGGGAAGGCAGGCAGCGCCCCGATCTCATCGTTCGCCTGCCCGCCCAGCGCGAAATCGTCGTGGACGCGAAGGTATCTCTGGAAGCCTATTTGGACGCAGTCGCTGCGGACTCGGAAGAAACGCGGAAAGTTGCCATGGCGCGGCACGCGGCGCAGGTCCGCAGTCACATGAACGCTCTTGCCAACAAGCAATACTGGGCGCAGTTCACCCAAGCCCCTGAATTCGTCGTGATGTTCATTCCCGGCGAGTCGTTTTTCGGTGCTGCGGTGGACGCGGATCACAGCCTTATCGAAGATGGCCTGGAACAACGCGTGGTGTTGGCGACCCCCACGACCCTGATAGCCCTCCTTCGTGCCGTGGCTTATGGCTGGCGGCAGGAACAGGTCGCCAAGAACGCTCAGGAGATCAGCGAACTCGGAAAGCAGCTCTACGAACGCATGAGAATCTTTGCCGAGCACATCGGCGAAGTCGGCAAAGGGCTTGAGAAGGCCAATGCCTCTTACAACAGCGCCGTAGGGTCGATGGAGGCGCGGGTCCTTCCGGCCGCGCGGCGATTCAAGGATCTTGGGGCCGCGCCCGGTGCCGAAGTTCCTCTGGTTCAACCCATCGAAACGACGCCGCGCGTACTCACGGCACCTGAACTTTCGGAAGACCAGTCTGAACAGCAGGACATTGCTGGGGAGGATGGGAAATGA
- a CDS encoding AAA family ATPase: MALHLHSPDSYDWNRTGDKTLNDRERLIADDGDSEFIGALKKHLDLVVITDHMRCTYASRVSQLSRGEKNFLVLPGMEVNFQPEAAISCFRVHLLIVLPEGATVEKFSRIFAGVKDIPDDEKREGQEEVQNLRLSDFIKHVHDEGGLCVAAHVNSQQGIRHLFRQTGAEIIKQFTSDPAAQEEQEKDLSTELKKYLFSVEFDALEIAKAADKRHYRWSMPEKGYEVAIPVTMRFDAHCIEDFSRTDLVTWIKMTTLGLKGLRDALKIPETRIRFATDLPMPPSPRLLGIEILGDSSSLFEKERIAFAENLNCLIGPRGSGKSTIVEALRYVFGYNRTLSELDSTNKLSERIREMQEANLSGCLIRVVYQTRSGEKRVLEATFDPQEDYVTKVFDADGEPLSVADVESSGDYPVRLFGWSEIETLGRDTARQRDLLDRLIVELPPVKQERDELTQQFQANRKEIEKTIADLKAIYHRNNGVIRRFSEYKAAFEKINTEDVKKHFGDLDLAQMKGQALELIKKNVDSFSSKVSALDATSLREGLSELLESAPQELRDWWMNNATPILHIVESEADVQKTLSSATHALTGLAGLIVQNIAVAKAEIEAIQLRIRGSLADDSSMQKIADLRSNAERRLREASAVRDEYLKTWKRLQTSLTLRENSAGKIVEIHERIAEIRAASNLKIETTLNQYLAGHMKVSLSFRAGCDTQAFADSVVKKKVAASFATQYKNRRIPDILAAHFNPFTLVRALLGGDPHAFEGKQLPDDPSAQITATEAQKAVDAWKPWGKDEAAQVEALNEDGERLTNLLKLQEVEWDDEESILLNDRPVGELSPGQRSSAMLPLIALAESTPLVIDQPEDNLDNRLIGQILADILAALKERRQIIVCTHNPNIVVSGDAEQVIVLNAISDRKATVEKHGSIDNDDIVQSVIDIMEGGRDAFRVRQHRYGMDLPPALAVVGGA; this comes from the coding sequence GTGGCGCTTCACCTGCACTCTCCGGACAGTTACGACTGGAACCGTACGGGGGACAAGACGCTCAATGACCGCGAAAGGCTAATCGCTGACGACGGTGATAGCGAGTTCATCGGCGCGTTGAAAAAGCATCTCGACCTAGTCGTCATAACCGACCACATGAGATGCACCTACGCCAGCCGGGTATCCCAGCTCAGTCGAGGTGAAAAGAACTTCCTGGTCTTGCCTGGAATGGAAGTGAACTTCCAGCCAGAGGCGGCCATCAGTTGCTTTCGCGTGCATCTTCTCATCGTCCTTCCCGAGGGAGCAACCGTGGAGAAGTTCAGTCGAATTTTCGCAGGGGTGAAAGACATTCCAGACGATGAGAAAAGAGAAGGTCAGGAGGAGGTCCAAAACCTGCGCCTGTCGGACTTTATTAAGCATGTTCACGACGAAGGCGGCTTGTGCGTCGCGGCACATGTCAATTCCCAGCAAGGCATCCGTCACCTTTTCCGACAAACCGGCGCGGAAATCATCAAACAATTCACCTCCGATCCAGCCGCCCAGGAAGAGCAGGAAAAAGATCTCTCTACGGAACTCAAGAAATACCTGTTTTCCGTCGAGTTCGATGCTCTTGAGATCGCGAAAGCGGCGGACAAAAGGCACTACCGCTGGTCCATGCCCGAGAAGGGGTATGAGGTTGCAATCCCCGTGACGATGCGATTTGACGCACACTGCATAGAAGACTTTTCACGGACTGACTTGGTTACTTGGATCAAGATGACCACTCTTGGCCTTAAGGGGCTCCGCGACGCATTGAAAATTCCAGAGACGCGAATCCGATTCGCAACTGACCTGCCCATGCCACCCAGTCCCCGACTCCTTGGAATTGAAATCTTGGGTGACAGCAGCTCCCTATTTGAGAAAGAACGCATCGCCTTTGCCGAAAACCTCAATTGCCTCATCGGACCAAGAGGATCGGGAAAATCCACTATCGTCGAGGCGCTGCGCTACGTGTTCGGCTATAATCGCACACTTTCAGAACTCGACTCGACGAACAAGCTCTCCGAACGCATCCGTGAGATGCAAGAAGCAAATCTATCCGGATGTCTGATCCGTGTCGTCTATCAAACCCGGTCCGGCGAGAAGCGGGTTCTTGAAGCAACATTCGACCCACAGGAGGATTACGTCACCAAGGTATTCGATGCCGATGGCGAGCCACTTTCCGTTGCTGATGTTGAATCGAGCGGCGATTATCCCGTGCGACTCTTCGGATGGAGCGAAATCGAGACGCTCGGCCGGGACACCGCACGGCAGCGGGATTTATTGGACCGTCTTATCGTGGAATTGCCCCCGGTCAAGCAGGAACGTGACGAACTGACCCAGCAGTTCCAGGCTAACCGAAAAGAAATTGAGAAGACTATAGCCGATCTCAAGGCCATCTATCATCGCAACAATGGTGTGATTCGTCGCTTTTCCGAATATAAGGCTGCCTTCGAGAAGATCAACACGGAGGACGTTAAGAAGCATTTCGGCGATCTCGACCTCGCCCAGATGAAAGGGCAAGCGTTGGAGCTCATCAAGAAGAACGTCGATTCTTTTAGCTCCAAGGTAAGCGCACTTGACGCTACTTCCCTACGTGAGGGATTGTCTGAACTTCTCGAATCCGCACCACAGGAACTCCGTGACTGGTGGATGAACAATGCCACGCCGATACTGCACATTGTAGAATCCGAGGCAGATGTGCAGAAAACACTTTCGTCCGCGACCCATGCGTTGACGGGACTGGCCGGACTGATCGTTCAGAATATCGCGGTTGCCAAAGCTGAAATCGAGGCGATCCAGTTGAGAATAAGGGGGTCATTGGCAGACGACTCATCCATGCAAAAGATCGCGGATCTTCGCTCGAACGCCGAGCGTCGATTACGCGAGGCATCCGCGGTCCGCGACGAGTACCTGAAAACATGGAAACGCTTGCAAACCTCGTTGACATTGCGGGAAAACTCCGCGGGCAAGATTGTAGAAATCCACGAACGGATTGCAGAAATCCGAGCTGCCAGTAATCTGAAGATAGAGACGACGCTCAATCAATACCTTGCCGGCCACATGAAGGTGTCGCTTAGTTTCCGTGCTGGGTGTGATACACAGGCGTTTGCTGATTCGGTCGTCAAGAAAAAGGTCGCCGCATCGTTCGCCACGCAGTACAAGAACCGACGAATTCCAGACATTCTCGCCGCCCATTTCAATCCCTTCACCCTAGTGCGTGCGCTTCTTGGCGGCGATCCCCACGCCTTTGAGGGAAAGCAGTTGCCAGACGATCCGTCAGCCCAGATCACCGCCACTGAAGCTCAGAAGGCGGTGGATGCATGGAAACCGTGGGGGAAGGATGAAGCCGCTCAAGTCGAAGCCCTGAATGAGGACGGCGAACGTCTCACGAATCTGTTGAAGCTGCAGGAGGTCGAATGGGACGACGAGGAGAGCATTCTCCTCAATGACAGACCTGTTGGAGAGTTATCGCCCGGGCAGCGGTCCAGTGCCATGTTACCGCTCATTGCATTGGCGGAGTCGACTCCGCTCGTCATCGACCAACCCGAAGACAATCTCGACAACCGCCTTATTGGCCAGATTTTGGCGGACATCCTCGCGGCGCTGAAGGAAAGGCGGCAAATCATCGTCTGCACACATAATCCGAATATCGTTGTTTCCGGTGATGCTGAGCAAGTGATCGTTCTGAATGCGATTAGCGACCGCAAGGCGACTGTGGAGAAACACGGTTCAATTGACAACGACGACATCGTGCAGTCGGTCATTGACATCATGGAAGGTGGGCGCGATGCCTTCCGTGTTCGACAGCATCGCTATGGTATGGATCTCCCACCCGCCCTTGCAGTGGTGGGTGGCGCATGA